A genomic segment from Chanos chanos chromosome 2, fChaCha1.1, whole genome shotgun sequence encodes:
- the cyba gene encoding cytochrome b-245 light chain, whose protein sequence is MGKIEWAMWANEQALASGLIYLTGGIVGVAGQFMGWQFAAFGIAAGVFVCLLEYPRSKRSKGTSVERTGQYCFTVCVKAFGPLTRNYYVRAFLHAALCVPGGFMLATVLGCVCLGIASLIYLSAAIHGEHWEPILPKKEPAKRIGESIKQPPQNPPPRPPPELRRKRAEDLESAAYVNPIAVTANEY, encoded by the exons ATGGGGAAAATTGAGTGGGCAATGTGGGCTAACGAACAAGCCCTGGCGTCAGGACTCA TTTACCTCACTGGCGGCATTGTGGGGGTTGCTGGTCAGTTCATGGGGTGGCAGTTTGCCGCTTTTGGAAT AGCTGCAGGGGTATTCGTTTGTCTTCTTGAGTACCCACGGAGTAAGAGGAGTAAAGGCACTAGCGTTGAGAGAAC tggtcagtACTGCTTCACAGTTTGTGTAAAGGCCTTCGGGCCCTTGACGCGAAACTACTATGTGAGAGCATTCCTGCATGCTGC GCTCTGTGTCCCAGGTGGCTTTATGCTCGCCACAGTCTTGGGCTGTGTATGCCTTGGCATAGCAAGTCTCATCTACCTATCA GCAGCCATTCATGGGGAGCACTGGGAACCCATCCTACCCAAGAAAGAGCCTGCCAAACGTATAGGAGAGAGCATCAAGCAGCCACCTCAGAACCCTCCCCCGCGCCCACCGCCAGAGCTCCGCAGGAAACGAGCAGAAGACCTCGAATCGGCAGCATATGTCAACCCAATCGCAGTCACAGCCAACGAATACTAA